A stretch of the Tardiphaga sp. 709 genome encodes the following:
- a CDS encoding ABC transporter substrate-binding protein — MKNKISIALLGTALSLAMAGIAMAQDKTVKIGALSDQSGLYADLGGPGSTLAAQMAAEDSGLMAKGWKIDIISGDHQNKPDIGSNIARQWFDVDKVDTIVDVPNSGVALAVNNIVKEKNGVYINSGAATSDLTNAQCSPNTVHWTYDTYMLAHSTGQAMVKAGGDSWFFLTADYAFGAALERDTSEVVKSSGGKVVGGVKHPLNTADFSSFLLQAQSSKAKVIGLANAGGDTTNSIKQAAEFGISKGGQKLAALLLFITDVKAIGLETAQGLSFTETFYWDLNDKTRDFSKKFAARMKNGAPPSMVQAGVYAGLIHYFKALEALGSNPRDGAKIVAKMKELPTDDPLFGQGKIEANGRKIHPGYLFEVKKPSESKAPWDFYKLAGTVPADQAFTPIEKSTCALLKK, encoded by the coding sequence ATGAAAAACAAGATTTCAATCGCACTTCTCGGCACGGCGCTTTCGCTGGCCATGGCAGGCATCGCCATGGCGCAGGACAAAACCGTCAAGATCGGCGCACTCAGCGATCAGTCCGGTCTCTATGCCGATCTCGGCGGCCCGGGCTCAACCCTGGCTGCGCAGATGGCGGCAGAGGACTCCGGTCTGATGGCCAAGGGCTGGAAGATTGACATCATTTCCGGCGATCACCAGAACAAGCCGGATATCGGCTCCAACATCGCGCGGCAGTGGTTCGACGTCGACAAGGTCGACACCATCGTCGACGTGCCGAATTCCGGCGTGGCACTGGCGGTGAACAACATCGTCAAGGAGAAGAACGGCGTCTACATCAATTCGGGCGCCGCGACGTCGGATCTTACCAATGCGCAGTGTTCGCCGAACACCGTGCACTGGACCTACGACACCTACATGCTCGCCCATTCGACCGGGCAGGCGATGGTCAAGGCCGGCGGCGACAGCTGGTTCTTCCTCACTGCCGATTATGCCTTCGGTGCAGCGCTTGAGCGCGATACCTCGGAAGTCGTCAAATCCTCGGGCGGCAAGGTGGTCGGCGGCGTCAAGCATCCGCTCAACACCGCGGACTTCTCCTCCTTCCTGCTGCAGGCGCAGTCGTCGAAGGCCAAGGTCATCGGCCTGGCCAATGCCGGTGGCGACACGACAAACTCGATCAAGCAGGCGGCTGAATTCGGCATCTCCAAGGGCGGTCAGAAGCTCGCGGCATTGCTGCTGTTCATCACCGACGTCAAGGCGATCGGTCTCGAAACCGCGCAGGGCCTGAGCTTCACCGAGACCTTCTACTGGGACCTGAACGACAAGACACGCGACTTCTCCAAGAAGTTCGCGGCGCGCATGAAGAATGGCGCTCCGCCGTCGATGGTGCAGGCGGGCGTGTATGCGGGCCTGATCCACTACTTCAAGGCGCTGGAAGCGCTCGGCAGCAATCCGCGTGATGGCGCGAAGATCGTTGCCAAGATGAAGGAATTGCCGACCGATGATCCGCTGTTCGGGCAGGGCAAGATCGAAGCCAATGGCCGCAAGATTCACCCGGGCTATCTGTTCGAAGTGAAGAAGCCGTCGGAATCGAAGGCGCCGTGGGATTTCTACAAGCTTGCCGGTACAGTGCCAGCCGATCAGGCCTTTACACCGATCGAGAAGAGCACCTGCGCGCTGCTGAAGAAATAA
- a CDS encoding branched-chain amino acid ABC transporter permease, producing MSINLQALSAQLLVGLINGSFYALLSLGLAVIFGMLNIINFAHGAVYMMGAFAAYFLLNLAGIGYWPALILAPLAVGLFGMVMERTMLKWIANLDHLYGLLLTFGLALIIQGVFQNYFGSSGLPYAIPDALKGGMNLGFMFLPIYRGWVVIFSLVVCIATWFLIERTRLGAYLRAATENPTLVRAFGINVPLMITLTYGLGVGLAALAGVLSAPINQVRPLMGADLIIVVFAVVVIGGMGSIMGSIITGFALGIIEGLTKYFYPEASNTVVFVLMVLVLLVKPSGLTGRAA from the coding sequence ATGTCGATCAATCTACAGGCCCTGTCTGCGCAATTGCTGGTCGGACTCATCAACGGCTCGTTCTATGCGCTGTTAAGTCTCGGCCTCGCCGTGATCTTCGGCATGCTGAACATCATCAATTTCGCCCATGGCGCCGTCTATATGATGGGCGCGTTTGCGGCATACTTCCTGCTCAATCTGGCCGGCATCGGCTACTGGCCGGCGCTGATCCTGGCGCCGCTGGCGGTCGGCCTGTTCGGCATGGTGATGGAACGCACCATGCTGAAATGGATCGCCAATCTCGACCATCTCTATGGCCTGCTGCTGACCTTCGGTCTGGCGCTGATCATCCAGGGCGTGTTCCAGAATTATTTCGGCTCGTCGGGTCTGCCTTACGCGATCCCGGATGCGCTTAAGGGCGGCATGAATCTCGGCTTCATGTTCCTGCCGATCTATCGCGGCTGGGTCGTCATCTTCTCGCTGGTGGTCTGTATCGCGACCTGGTTCCTGATCGAGCGTACGCGGCTCGGCGCCTACCTGCGCGCGGCGACGGAAAACCCGACGCTGGTCCGCGCCTTCGGCATCAACGTGCCGCTGATGATCACGCTGACCTACGGTCTTGGCGTCGGTCTGGCGGCACTCGCCGGCGTGTTGTCGGCGCCGATCAACCAGGTGCGCCCGCTGATGGGCGCGGACCTGATCATCGTCGTGTTCGCGGTCGTCGTGATTGGCGGCATGGGCTCGATCATGGGCTCCATCATCACCGGTTTCGCCCTCGGCATCATCGAGGGTCTGACCAAGTATTTTTACCCCGAGGCCTCCAACACCGTCGTCTTCGTGCTGATGGTGCTGGTGCTCCTTGTGAAACCTTCCGGACTGACGGGACGGGCTGCCTGA
- a CDS encoding ABC transporter ATP-binding protein: protein MAEITMAAPATTAATGNPILSIENLEAWYGESHILHGINFNVKPGEVVTLLGRNGAGKTTTLKSIMGIIGKRTGSIKFEGNEIIKTSSDKIAKQGIAFCPEERGIFSSLDVKENLMLPPTIRPGGLSLDQIFELFPNLKERLNSQGTKLSGGEQQMLAIGRILRTGARFLMLDEPTEGLAPVIIQQIGHTIARLKSEGFTILLVEQNFRFAATVADRYYIVEHGKIIDGFANSELSANMDKLHTYLGV from the coding sequence ATGGCTGAGATCACAATGGCCGCACCGGCAACGACTGCAGCAACTGGCAATCCAATTCTCAGCATCGAGAATCTCGAAGCCTGGTATGGCGAGTCGCACATTCTTCACGGCATCAATTTCAACGTGAAGCCGGGCGAAGTCGTCACGTTGCTCGGTCGCAACGGCGCCGGCAAGACCACGACGCTGAAGTCCATCATGGGCATCATCGGCAAGCGCACCGGCTCGATAAAGTTCGAAGGCAACGAGATCATCAAGACCTCGTCGGACAAGATCGCGAAGCAGGGCATCGCATTCTGTCCGGAAGAACGCGGCATCTTCTCCAGTCTCGACGTGAAAGAGAACCTGATGCTGCCGCCGACGATCCGGCCGGGCGGGTTGTCGCTGGATCAGATCTTCGAGCTGTTTCCAAACCTGAAAGAGCGTCTCAACAGCCAGGGGACAAAACTCTCCGGCGGTGAGCAGCAGATGCTGGCGATCGGGCGCATTCTGCGCACCGGCGCGCGCTTCCTGATGCTGGACGAGCCAACCGAAGGTCTGGCGCCCGTCATCATCCAGCAGATCGGCCACACCATTGCGCGGCTGAAGTCGGAAGGCTTCACCATCCTGCTGGTCGAGCAGAACTTCCGTTTCGCTGCCACGGTGGCAGATCGCTACTACATCGTCGAGCACGGCAAGATCATCGATGGCTTCGCCAATTCGGAACTGTCGGCGAATATGGACAAGCTGCATACGTATCTCGGCGTCTAA
- the sugE gene encoding quaternary ammonium compound efflux SMR transporter SugE: MAWLLLFIAGLLEVGWAVGLKYTEGFTRLVPSVLTLISMTASVGMLALALKELPMGTAYAVWTGIGAVGTAALGMYLFGDPATVARIACIGLIVAGIAGLKLVS; this comes from the coding sequence ATGGCTTGGTTGTTGCTGTTCATCGCGGGTTTGCTCGAAGTCGGCTGGGCCGTCGGGCTCAAATATACCGAAGGCTTCACCCGCCTCGTCCCCTCCGTCCTTACCTTGATCAGCATGACTGCGTCCGTCGGCATGCTCGCACTCGCCCTCAAGGAACTGCCGATGGGAACCGCCTATGCGGTGTGGACCGGCATCGGCGCGGTCGGCACCGCAGCGCTGGGCATGTACCTGTTCGGCGACCCAGCGACGGTGGCGCGGATCGCCTGTATCGGGCTGATCGTGGCGGGCATTGCCGGGCTGAAGCTGGTGTCATGA
- a CDS encoding SRPBCC family protein: MTTPKTPTHPFERSHSIVIAAAPEAVFDYVTNPKSWPQWLPSSHDIDCEDRPMRFGDTFHEHWSTRSGPVALDWLVIACERPRLWIGLTHMSVTGPIVVQYVCDVVDGGTKFTRTVRNPARPKAPTAEMIARIDEEAELGLANIKRIVEFGT, encoded by the coding sequence ATGACCACACCCAAGACACCGACGCATCCGTTCGAGCGCAGCCACTCCATCGTGATCGCGGCTGCGCCCGAAGCCGTGTTCGATTACGTCACCAATCCAAAATCGTGGCCGCAATGGCTGCCCTCCTCGCACGACATCGACTGCGAGGACCGGCCGATGCGGTTCGGCGACACGTTTCACGAACACTGGTCGACGCGGTCGGGCCCGGTCGCGCTGGACTGGCTGGTAATCGCCTGCGAGCGTCCGCGACTCTGGATCGGCCTGACACATATGAGCGTCACCGGCCCAATCGTCGTACAATATGTGTGCGATGTGGTGGATGGCGGGACGAAGTTCACCCGCACGGTACGCAATCCGGCACGGCCGAAGGCACCGACCGCGGAGATGATTGCGCGGATCGATGAGGAAGCGGAGTTGGGGCTGGCGAATATCAAGAGGATCGTGGAATTCGGCACCTGA
- a CDS encoding inorganic phosphate transporter: MDATLAFPVLIGLIAIALLFDFLNGLHDAANSIATIVSTRVLRPQYAVLWAAFFNFIAFLVFGLHVANTIGTGIIEPSVIDPAVIFAALMGAIVWNVITWGLGIPSSSSHALIGGLLGAGVAKAGLSAALWTGLSKALLAIVLSPLVGFLLALVLVAIVSWASVRSTPFAVDRAFRILQFVSASLYSLGHGGNDAQKTMGIIAVLLYSQGHLGTEFSVPFWVVLSCQAAMALGTLMGGWRIVRTMGLRITKLTPMQGFCAETGGAATLFAATFLGVPVSTTHTITGAIVGVGAARRVSAVRWNVASSIVYAWVITIPAAAIVAAATWWIVKLLHLSFI, translated from the coding sequence GTGGACGCCACGCTCGCCTTTCCGGTGCTGATCGGCCTCATCGCCATCGCATTGCTGTTCGACTTTCTCAACGGCCTGCATGACGCTGCCAATTCGATCGCGACGATCGTCTCGACGCGCGTGCTGCGGCCGCAATATGCGGTGCTGTGGGCGGCATTCTTCAACTTCATCGCCTTCCTGGTGTTCGGCCTGCATGTCGCCAACACCATCGGCACCGGGATCATCGAGCCGAGCGTCATCGATCCCGCCGTGATCTTTGCGGCCCTGATGGGCGCCATCGTCTGGAACGTGATCACCTGGGGCCTCGGCATTCCCTCGAGCTCGTCGCATGCGCTGATTGGTGGCTTGCTCGGGGCAGGCGTCGCCAAGGCAGGACTCTCGGCAGCCTTGTGGACCGGACTGTCCAAGGCGCTGCTGGCGATCGTGCTGTCGCCGCTGGTGGGATTCCTGCTAGCGCTGGTGCTGGTGGCCATCGTGTCATGGGCCTCGGTGCGCTCGACACCCTTCGCCGTGGACCGCGCCTTCCGCATTCTGCAGTTCGTCTCGGCCTCGCTCTATTCGCTCGGCCATGGCGGCAACGACGCGCAGAAAACCATGGGCATCATCGCGGTGCTGCTGTACTCGCAGGGCCACCTCGGCACCGAGTTCTCGGTGCCGTTCTGGGTCGTGCTGTCGTGTCAGGCGGCGATGGCCCTGGGCACGCTGATGGGCGGCTGGCGCATCGTCCGCACCATGGGCCTGCGCATCACCAAACTCACGCCGATGCAGGGCTTCTGCGCGGAAACCGGCGGCGCGGCGACGCTATTCGCAGCGACATTCCTCGGCGTGCCAGTCTCCACGACCCACACCATCACCGGCGCGATCGTCGGCGTCGGTGCTGCACGTCGTGTGTCAGCGGTGCGCTGGAACGTGGCGAGTTCGATCGTCTATGCCTGGGTGATCACGATCCCGGCCGCGGCGATCGTCGCCGCCGCGACCTGGTGGATCGTGAAGCTGCTGCATCTGAGCTTTATCTGA
- a CDS encoding ArsC family reductase: MAITIYGIKNCDTMKKARTWLDSHGVAYSFHDYKAEGIDKTRLQRWAKEVGWETLLNRAGTTFRKLDDAAKEGLNESKAIALMLEQPSMIKRPVLDLGGKLVVGFKPEIYAKDVK; this comes from the coding sequence ATGGCCATCACCATCTACGGCATCAAGAATTGCGACACGATGAAGAAGGCGCGCACCTGGCTCGACAGCCATGGCGTCGCCTACAGCTTCCATGACTATAAGGCCGAGGGGATCGACAAGACGCGGCTGCAGCGCTGGGCCAAGGAGGTCGGCTGGGAGACGCTGCTCAATCGCGCCGGCACCACGTTTCGCAAGCTCGATGACGCTGCCAAGGAAGGTCTGAACGAGAGCAAGGCAATCGCGCTGATGCTCGAGCAGCCCTCGATGATCAAGCGGCCTGTGCTCGATCTTGGCGGCAAGCTCGTGGTCGGCTTCAAGCCGGAGATTTACGCAAAAGACGTAAAATAG
- a CDS encoding branched-chain amino acid ABC transporter permease, which produces MTTITENAIPSPRRTVKDEMVAFAIMTALLLVVPLTGVYPFFVMQALCFALLACAFNLLIGYGGLLSFGHAMFLGTAGYCTAHALKVWGLTPELGIVVGVVAAAALSVITGLIAIRRQGIYFAMITLALSQLLYFVYLQTPFTHGEDGIQGIPQGILFGLFNLSKPITLYYVILAGFTLGFLIIYRAINSPFGEVLKAIRENEPRAVSLGYKTDQYKLLAYILSGTLAGFAGALKVFVAQNASLTDVHWSMSGEIVLITLVGGLGTLFGPVVGAFVIIAMQQYLAGFGQWVTVIQGVIFVVCVLTFRRGVIGEIAHYFKRSL; this is translated from the coding sequence ATGACAACGATCACTGAAAACGCCATTCCGTCACCCCGTCGCACCGTCAAAGACGAGATGGTCGCCTTTGCGATCATGACCGCGCTGTTGCTGGTCGTACCGCTCACCGGCGTCTATCCGTTCTTCGTGATGCAGGCGCTCTGCTTCGCGCTACTCGCCTGTGCGTTCAACCTCCTGATCGGCTATGGCGGTCTGCTGTCCTTCGGCCACGCGATGTTCCTGGGCACCGCCGGCTACTGCACGGCGCATGCGCTGAAAGTGTGGGGCCTGACGCCCGAACTCGGCATCGTCGTCGGTGTCGTCGCCGCCGCTGCGCTCAGCGTCATCACGGGCCTGATCGCCATTCGTCGTCAGGGCATCTACTTCGCCATGATCACGCTGGCGCTGTCGCAGCTCCTGTACTTCGTCTATCTGCAGACGCCGTTCACCCATGGTGAAGACGGTATCCAGGGCATTCCGCAGGGCATCCTGTTCGGCCTGTTCAATCTTTCGAAGCCGATCACGCTGTATTATGTGATCCTGGCCGGCTTCACGCTGGGCTTCCTGATCATCTACCGCGCCATCAACTCGCCATTTGGCGAGGTGCTCAAGGCGATCCGTGAGAACGAGCCGCGTGCGGTGTCGCTGGGCTACAAGACCGATCAGTACAAGCTGCTGGCCTATATCCTGTCCGGCACGCTGGCGGGCTTCGCCGGCGCGTTGAAGGTGTTCGTGGCACAGAACGCCTCGCTCACCGACGTGCACTGGAGCATGTCCGGTGAAATCGTGCTGATCACGCTGGTTGGCGGCCTCGGCACGCTGTTCGGGCCGGTGGTGGGCGCCTTCGTCATCATCGCCATGCAGCAATATCTCGCCGGCTTCGGCCAGTGGGTGACGGTGATCCAAGGCGTGATCTTTGTGGTCTGCGTGCTGACCTTCCGCCGCGGCGTCATCGGCGAAATCGCGCATTACTTCAAGCGGTCGCTCTAA
- a CDS encoding ATP-binding protein, producing MVTRKTELEEIDGTPEKRLFLSIISDYDLKTGLCELVDNAIDFWISNDKSTSLEVEIILDFNRQIISIRDNAGGVKEQDLRLLIAPGATGNKSHEEVIGTFGVGGKRAGVALGELVEIRTRYKREKSLEIDLTNEWLQSDDWALAAYEIPNVAPGTTSVEISKLRQSFDEEDIDIVREHLSETYDWFIRDGCKITLNGEGLSPIRFDVWAYPPGFEPKEAVFTITPRAEQSLKVTMTAGLIRDRVPEKDNYGVYVYCNHRLIVKELRTRDVGYFVSGEAGVPHPDASLCRVIVHVQGAPDVMPWNSSKSGLNFNHAAFSQLRPTLIGLVSYFSSLSRRTKNNWDNAVYPHARGRVQTIEPSEISIGRKITLPKLPRTRKPARIDALRSKNKAVLRQKPWTLGLIEAMGLVDLISKQKLDTKNRVALILLDSNFEIALKEFIVNRTDIFPPHVYNDAKIVQLFKARHSVINDVKQHVNLTPALLAKVQHYYNLRNKLVHERATVGITDAQVLDYRKTVEKVLRLLFNLKFPSD from the coding sequence ATGGTCACGCGTAAGACTGAGCTAGAAGAGATCGACGGTACACCGGAGAAGCGCCTCTTTCTCTCGATCATTAGTGACTACGATTTAAAGACCGGACTTTGTGAGTTAGTCGATAATGCCATAGATTTCTGGATATCCAACGATAAGAGCACCTCGTTAGAGGTCGAAATCATTTTGGATTTCAATAGGCAGATCATCTCTATTCGCGACAATGCTGGGGGAGTAAAAGAGCAAGATCTAAGATTGCTGATTGCGCCTGGAGCCACTGGTAATAAGTCGCACGAGGAAGTCATTGGTACGTTTGGAGTCGGGGGCAAGAGAGCGGGTGTCGCTCTAGGCGAGCTCGTTGAAATTCGTACGAGGTACAAAAGAGAGAAGAGCCTCGAAATTGATCTTACTAACGAGTGGCTGCAATCAGACGACTGGGCTCTTGCAGCTTACGAAATTCCGAATGTTGCGCCGGGGACTACATCAGTAGAGATTTCTAAACTTCGACAAAGTTTCGACGAGGAAGATATCGATATTGTTCGTGAGCATCTAAGTGAAACCTACGATTGGTTTATTCGTGACGGGTGCAAGATCACACTCAATGGTGAGGGCTTGTCACCAATCCGTTTTGATGTGTGGGCATATCCGCCTGGCTTTGAGCCAAAGGAGGCAGTTTTCACGATAACTCCTCGAGCTGAACAGAGTCTCAAGGTGACCATGACTGCCGGCCTGATTAGGGACCGAGTGCCGGAAAAGGACAATTACGGAGTATACGTCTACTGCAATCATCGGCTAATCGTTAAGGAGCTTCGTACGCGTGACGTTGGCTATTTCGTTTCTGGCGAGGCCGGCGTACCTCATCCAGACGCTTCTCTTTGTCGTGTGATTGTGCATGTCCAGGGTGCGCCAGATGTTATGCCTTGGAACAGTAGTAAGAGTGGCTTGAATTTTAATCATGCAGCATTTTCTCAGCTTCGCCCCACGCTTATCGGCTTGGTGAGCTATTTCAGTAGTCTATCGAGACGAACAAAGAACAATTGGGATAACGCTGTTTACCCACATGCCCGTGGTCGAGTGCAGACCATCGAGCCATCGGAAATATCAATTGGCAGGAAAATTACTTTACCAAAATTGCCGCGAACGCGAAAACCTGCGCGCATTGATGCCCTGAGGTCCAAGAATAAGGCGGTGCTTCGGCAGAAGCCTTGGACGCTAGGGCTGATTGAGGCAATGGGGCTGGTCGATCTAATATCGAAGCAAAAGCTTGATACAAAAAATAGAGTCGCTCTAATTTTGCTTGATAGCAATTTCGAGATAGCTCTTAAGGAATTTATCGTAAATCGAACTGATATATTTCCGCCCCACGTATACAATGACGCAAAGATTGTTCAATTATTTAAAGCGCGGCATTCTGTTATCAATGACGTGAAGCAGCATGTAAATTTGACTCCCGCACTTCTCGCGAAAGTTCAGCATTATTACAATCTTAGAAATAAACTCGTTCACGAGCGTGCAACTGTCGGAATCACAGATGCTCAAGTGCTCGATTATCGTAAGACAGTTGAAAAGGTTCTTAGGCTGTTATTCAATCTAAAATTCCCGTCTGACTAG
- a CDS encoding ABC transporter ATP-binding protein → MTDEFILETNGLTKEFAGFFAVRDVSLKVRRGTIHALIGPNGAGKTTCFNLLTKFMQPSAGQIFYKGKDITATAPADVARLGLVRSFQISAVFPHLTALENVRVALQRQHGSSFDFWRSKSVLDQYNQRAAELLDDVGLSEFANTPAVEMPYGRKRALEIATTLALDPEMMLLDEPMAGMGHEDIDKIAALIKRISAKYTILMVEHNLSVVSNLSDIITVLTRGKVLAEGSYADLTKDERVKEAYLGAGHG, encoded by the coding sequence TTGACCGATGAGTTCATTCTCGAAACCAACGGATTGACCAAGGAATTTGCGGGCTTTTTCGCAGTCCGCGATGTCAGTCTCAAAGTTCGCCGCGGCACCATTCACGCATTGATCGGCCCTAACGGCGCCGGCAAGACGACGTGTTTCAATCTGCTGACCAAGTTCATGCAGCCATCCGCCGGCCAGATTTTCTACAAGGGCAAGGATATCACCGCGACGGCGCCCGCCGACGTGGCGCGCCTTGGCCTCGTACGTTCGTTCCAGATTTCCGCCGTGTTTCCGCATCTGACGGCGCTGGAGAATGTCCGTGTTGCACTGCAGCGCCAGCATGGATCGTCGTTCGACTTCTGGCGCTCCAAGAGCGTGCTGGATCAATACAATCAACGCGCCGCTGAACTGCTCGACGACGTCGGCCTCAGCGAATTTGCCAATACGCCCGCCGTGGAAATGCCCTATGGCCGCAAACGGGCCTTGGAGATCGCCACCACGCTGGCGCTCGATCCCGAGATGATGCTGCTCGACGAGCCGATGGCCGGCATGGGCCATGAGGACATCGACAAGATCGCAGCGCTGATCAAGCGCATCTCGGCGAAGTATACCATCCTGATGGTCGAACATAACCTCAGTGTCGTGTCCAATCTGTCGGACATCATTACCGTTCTGACTCGCGGAAAGGTTCTTGCGGAAGGCAGCTATGCCGACCTGACCAAGGACGAGCGCGTCAAGGAAGCTTATCTGGGAGCCGGGCATGGCTGA
- a CDS encoding DUF47 domain-containing protein, whose product MLRWFRSFLPREERFFDLFARHSVTVVEGSKALAGMLEGGDETPVYCQRVNQFENDADAITREVLTAVRRTFITPFDRVDIKNLITAMDDSIDQMQQTAKAVMLFEVRQFEPPMREIGTLLVECANLVGRAVPLMSAIGDNVGLLTAITEEVGKLEGRVDDLHDIGLKELFLKHRDANTMDFVVGAEIYKHLEKVADRFDDVANEINSIVIEQV is encoded by the coding sequence ATGCTGCGCTGGTTCCGGTCCTTTCTGCCCCGGGAGGAAAGGTTTTTCGACCTGTTCGCCCGCCATTCAGTGACCGTGGTCGAGGGCTCCAAGGCGCTTGCGGGGATGCTGGAAGGCGGCGACGAGACGCCGGTCTACTGCCAGCGCGTCAACCAGTTCGAGAACGACGCCGACGCCATCACCCGCGAGGTGCTGACCGCCGTTCGCCGCACTTTCATCACGCCGTTCGACCGCGTCGACATCAAGAACCTCATCACGGCGATGGATGATTCCATCGACCAGATGCAGCAGACGGCGAAAGCGGTGATGCTGTTCGAGGTGCGCCAGTTCGAACCGCCGATGCGCGAAATCGGCACGCTGCTGGTGGAGTGTGCCAACCTTGTCGGTCGCGCCGTGCCGCTGATGAGCGCCATCGGCGACAATGTCGGCCTGCTCACCGCGATCACCGAGGAAGTCGGCAAGCTCGAAGGCCGCGTCGACGATCTGCACGACATCGGGCTCAAGGAGCTCTTTCTCAAGCATCGCGACGCCAACACCATGGATTTCGTGGTCGGCGCCGAGATCTACAAGCACCTTGAAAAGGTGGCCGACCGCTTCGACGACGTCGCGAACGAGATCAACAGCATCGTCATCGAACAAGTATAA
- a CDS encoding peptide chain release factor 3: MSDIALSADSAARSPLATEVARRRTFAIISHPDAGKTTLTEKLLLFGGAINLAGQVKAKGERRNTRSDWMKIERDRGISVVTSVMTFEFQGHVFNLLDTPGHEDFSEDTYRTLTAVDSAVMVIDAAKGIEARTLKLIEVCRLRDIPIITFVNKMDRESRDVFDLLDEIEKTLALDTTPINWPVGRGRDFMGTYDIETGGIRLLEGGGAKTGAAEKIAIADLAGRNANLDVNEITEELSLVKEASKPFDLQSFREGHMTPVYFGSALRNFGVGDLLEGLGRFAPSPRAQESNLRKVEADEPRMSAFVFKIQANMDPNHRDRIAFARLCSGKLTRGMKAKLVRTGKNMSLSSPQFFFAQDRAIADEAYAGDVVGIPNHGTLRIGDTLTDGEDITFIGVPSFAPEIVRRVRLGDAMKAKKLKEALQQMSEEGVVQVFRPRDGAPALVGVVGPLQLDVLKARLDAEYQLPVSFEVSEFSLARWISSEDKKKLETFMSNNNSGVADDVDGDPVFLAKNDFYLNYTKERAEGIVFSDIKDVKKQG; encoded by the coding sequence ATGTCCGATATCGCCCTTTCCGCCGACTCAGCCGCGCGTTCCCCGCTTGCCACTGAGGTCGCCCGCCGCCGCACTTTCGCGATCATCTCGCATCCTGACGCCGGCAAGACCACGCTGACCGAAAAGCTGCTGCTGTTCGGCGGCGCCATCAATCTCGCCGGCCAGGTCAAGGCCAAGGGCGAGCGCCGCAACACGCGTTCTGACTGGATGAAGATCGAGCGCGACCGCGGCATCTCCGTCGTCACCTCGGTGATGACCTTCGAATTCCAGGGCCACGTCTTCAACTTACTCGACACGCCGGGCCATGAAGACTTCTCGGAGGACACCTATCGCACGCTCACCGCGGTCGACTCTGCCGTGATGGTGATCGACGCCGCGAAGGGCATCGAGGCGCGGACGCTGAAGCTGATCGAGGTTTGTCGTCTCCGCGACATCCCGATCATCACCTTCGTCAACAAGATGGACCGCGAGAGCCGCGATGTGTTCGATCTCCTGGACGAGATCGAGAAGACGCTGGCGCTCGACACCACGCCGATCAACTGGCCGGTCGGCCGCGGCCGCGATTTCATGGGCACTTATGATATCGAGACCGGTGGCATCCGCCTGTTAGAGGGCGGCGGCGCCAAGACCGGCGCAGCCGAGAAGATTGCGATTGCCGATCTCGCCGGGCGCAATGCCAATCTCGATGTCAACGAGATCACCGAAGAACTGTCGCTGGTGAAGGAAGCCTCGAAACCGTTCGATCTGCAGTCGTTCCGCGAGGGCCATATGACGCCGGTCTATTTCGGCAGTGCGCTGCGCAATTTCGGCGTCGGCGATCTGCTCGAAGGTCTCGGACGGTTTGCGCCATCGCCGCGCGCGCAGGAATCTAATTTGCGCAAGGTCGAGGCCGACGAGCCCCGGATGTCGGCCTTCGTGTTCAAGATCCAGGCGAACATGGATCCCAACCACCGCGACCGCATCGCCTTTGCGCGGCTTTGCTCGGGTAAGTTGACAAGGGGCATGAAAGCCAAGCTGGTGCGCACCGGCAAGAACATGTCGTTGTCGTCGCCGCAGTTCTTCTTCGCGCAGGACCGCGCCATTGCGGACGAGGCCTATGCCGGCGACGTAGTCGGCATTCCCAATCACGGCACGCTGCGGATCGGCGACACGCTGACCGATGGCGAGGACATCACCTTCATCGGCGTGCCCTCATTCGCGCCGGAAATCGTGCGCCGCGTGCGTCTCGGCGATGCGATGAAGGCGAAGAAGCTGAAGGAAGCCCTGCAGCAGATGTCGGAAGAGGGCGTCGTGCAGGTGTTCCGCCCGCGCGACGGCGCGCCGGCCTTGGTCGGCGTCGTCGGCCCGCTGCAGCTCGACGTGCTGAAGGCGCGGCTCGATGCGGAATATCAGTTGCCTGTAAGCTTCGAAGTCTCGGAGTTCTCGCTGGCGCGCTGGATTTCGTCCGAGGACAAGAAGAAGCTCGAGACCTTCATGTCCAACAACAACTCCGGCGTCGCGGACGATGTCGACGGCGATCCGGTGTTCCTGGCGAAGAACGACTTCTATCTGAACTATACGAAGGAACGCGCCGAGGGGATCGTGTTCTCTGATATCAAGGACGTGAAGAAGCAGGGGTGA